The Desulfococcus multivorans DNA window TTGTCCAAGGTCCGCGTCATCGGCCATTACATGGGCGGCGGGTTCGGCAGCAAGCTCCAGCCCGGGAAATACACCGTCATCGCCGCCCTCCTCGCCCGGATGACCGGACGACCGGTCAGGCTGTTCCTGAGCCGGGAAGAGACCTTTCTGGCCGTGGGCAACCGCCCGGCCAACACCATGACCCTCAAGGCCGGCGTCAAAAAGGACGGCACCCTGACGGCCCTTGACTTCACCTGCATCGGATCGGGGGGCGCCTATCCCTTCGGCGGCGCCCTCGTCGTCGATTGGCTGATCCGAGACCTCTATGCCTGTCCCCATGTCCGGACCACCGCTACCGACGTCTACATCAACGCCGGTCCGGCCCGGGCATTTCGCGCCCCCGGCCACCCCCAGGGGGCCTGGGCGCTCGAGCAGATGATGGATGCGCTGGCCGAGGCCATTCAAATGGACCCCGTGGCGTTCCGCCTCAGGAACATTCCGCAGGTCAGCCAGGCCAGAAAAGGCAACCCGCCTTACGGCACGCCGGGATTCGAGGAGTGCCTGAAACGGGGGGCTGAGGCCTTCGGCTGGGACGAAGCCCGGAAGTCGGCCGGGGATTCGGGGCCCATCCGCAGGGGAATCGGCATGGCCGCGGGCTTATGGTCCTCCGGCGACGGCAGGCCGCCGTCAACCATCATCCTCAAGCTCTTTGCCGACGGCAGCGTCAATCTGAACATGGGCGCCAGCGACATCGGGACCGGCACCAAGACGGTGATGGCCCTGGTGGTGGCCGAAGAGCTGGGGGTGCGGCCCGACGCCGTCCAGATCGAACACGCCGACACGGGCACCACCCAGTTCGCGACGCCCAGCGGCGGGAGCAAGACCGTTCCCACGGAAGCGCCGGCGGTCCGCGCCGCCGCCGTGAGCGTGAAACAGCAGCTTCTGGAGATGGCCGCCCGGAACCTCAAGGTCGACGCCGCCGAACTCCGCTATATTCCGGGCGCCGTCGTCAGCCGGAACGACCCGTCCAAACGCATCGCCATAGACCGGATCTCCGGTGTCAGGATGGCCGGGGGGGTCGTGGGGGTGGGATACCGCGATCCCAACCCGCCCAACCGCGTCATCAACCCCTTCGCGGCGCAGTTCTGCGAGGTGGCGGTCGACACCCGCACCGGCGAGGTCCGGATCCTCCGGTTCCTCGGCGCCCATGACAGCGGCCGGGTCATGAACCGGCTCACCTACGACAACCAGGTTTTCGGGGGCATCACCATGGGGATCGGCCTGGCCATGACCGAAGCCCGCATTCTGGACGGGAACCAGACCGGAAAGATCGTCAACGGCAATCTGCATACCTACAAGGTTCCCACGGCCATGGACGTGCCCGACGACATGGTCTCCCTCCCCATCGAGATCCCCGACGACGAAGCCAACACCACCGACGCCAAGGGCCTGGGGGAACCGGTCACCATTCCCACGGCACCGGCCGTCGCCAACGCCATATACAACGCCACGGGCCTCAGAATCACCGAAACCCCCATGGACCCGGTCCGGCTCTGCGGTCTTCTGGCGGCCCAGCGAAAGGAGGCATAGCCCATGATGCCCAGTTTCTCCTATGTCCGGGCCGGAACCCTGGACAAGGCCGTCGAGGCCCTCGCCCGGGACGGGGCCTGCCTTCACGCCGGCGGCACCGATCTCGTCGGGTGTCTCCGCGACGGCATTCTGGATCCTGCCGTCGTCGTCAGCATCTCACGCCTGAAAGAGCTCGCCGGCATCCGTCAAACGGCGGAGGGGGGCCTTGAAATCGGCGCCATGACGACCATCCATGCGGTTTCCCAGAGCCCCGCCGTCCAATCGGGTTACCCGGCACTGGCAATGGCTGCGGCGGCGGTGGGAAGCCCTCAGTTGCGCCACCAGGGAACCATTGGCGGCAACCTCTGCCAGAAGCCCCGCTGCTGGTATTACCGCGGAGATTTTCCCTGCCTGAGGAAAGGGGGCGATCTCTGCTACGCCGTGGACGGAGAGAATGCCCACCACTGCATCCTGGGCGGCGAGAACTGCTACATCGTCCACCCCTCGGACACCGCTCCCGCCCTCGCTGCGCTGGGGGCGATCGCCGTCATCGCAGGCCCGGACGGACGGCGGAGCGTCCCGGTGGCGGCATTTCACGTACCGCCCTCGGACGATTACATGAAGGAGACGGTGCTGGGTCCGGGAGAAATCCTCACGGGGATCCGTCTCCCCCCGCCGCCGGACGGTCTGCGAAGCCTCTATCGAAAGGTGCGGGCGCGCCGCGCCTGGGACTTCGCCCTGGCCGGAGCGGCCGTCGCGCTGCAGAGCAGAAACGGCCGGACAGCCCAGTGCCGGATCTTTCTGAGCGGCGCGGCGCCCGTTCCGTATCGCGCCGCCGAGGCGGAGGCGATCCTCGTGGGAAAGGCGCTTGATGAACAAACCATCGCCGAAGCGGCCCGGGCGGCGGTGAAGGATGCCGCGCCCATGAGTGGAAACGGCTACAAGGTCCCCATGTTCATCGGCGTCATCGAATCAGTCCTTGGAGAAATGGCCTGACGCAACGATAAGGAGATGTCGTGAGAGTATTGTTCTGGTTCTGCGAAAAATTCGCCTGGAAGCCAACCCTCAAGACCCTCGAGGACGCTCCCGACGCGAGCCCCGACGAGCGAAAGCGGGCTGTGGTGGCCTTTATCCATGTCGAACCCCGGGACGTGACGGAGGACAGCTCGGCTGAAACCAAGCTCGTGAAAAACGCCAAATGGGCGGCGCGGAAATGGGAGGTTCAGGAAATCGTCCTGCATTCCTTTACCCATCTGGGGGAGGCCAAGGCCGAGCCCGAGCAGGCCGGGGCCCTCATCGACCGGGCCCGCGAACGGCTGCAAAACGCCGGGTACACCACCGTCAAAACCCCCTATGGATACTTCAACGATCTGTCCATCGAGGCGCCGGGGCATCCCCTGGCCCGGATTTTCAAGGAATTTTAAAGCACTGCCATGCGAAAAACCAGACAGAAATATTACGACTTCTTCTCGAAATGGTATGACGGATTCATCGCCTTGCACGCCACCGACAAGCAGGGTGTCCTGCGGGAGATCCTGGCGGAACACACCGACGCCGGACCCGGCGACATCGTTCTCGACATCTGCACGGGCACGGGTGCGGCCCTGCCGCCCCTGACCCGACGGGTCGAAGGCAAAGGACTTGCAATAGGACTGGATTTTTCCTCGGGTATGCTCCGGGCCGCCGGGAGGAAGACGACAAGGTTCCCTCAAGTGTGTCTGGTTCAGGCTGACTGCGAACGGCTGCCCTTCAGGTCCGGGGTCTTCGCGGCCGTCACCTGCTCCCACGCCTTCTATGAACTGAAAGGCGACACCCAGACCCGCACCCTGGCGGAGATCCGCCGATGCCTCAAACCGGGAAGACCCTTTTTGATGATGGAACACGAGGTGCCTGAAAACCGATTCGTACGCCTCCTCTTCCATATCCGGCTGCTCTCCATGGGCCGGAAGCGCGCCCTTCAGATCCTGAGACACGAACAGACTTTTCTGGAACGGCATTTCGATCGGGTAATCAAAGTCGCCACTGCCACCGGCAGATCGAAAATCTATATCTGCACCGGATCAACACAGGGAGAGGCTCGGTTCGACCCGCCGGGAGCTCCGGTTTAACAGGATACGTTTCGGATCAATAGACCGGCACCATGGCGTAACCGCGTTTCTGGTAGCCAATGGATGAAATCCAGCCGTTGGGAACCTGCATCAGCCCCTTCGGCAGCGACGCGGAATCCACCCCGAAGTAATTTGCGGCAAACATGCAGACCTCCAGTCGAATCCCGTCCCCGGCCATGTCCTGGAGAACCTGGTCGAAGGCTTCGAGCGACTTCTGATCCTCCGCGAAAAAGCCGTCCCTGTTTCTGGCAAGAAGCTTTACCGCGCTCGCCATGAACACGACCGCGAAATCGGGCTTGCCGGATACCGACCGGATTGCCGCATCCTTGTAGGTGTCGTGGATCAGCTTGAGGTGGACCAGGGCCGACACGGGGTTACCGTCCCTGAAGTCGAACATCGTGCTGACGGATGAGACGTCTTTCAACGCATCGTAGTCTTCGGCCGCGACGGATAATACCGGCGCCCAGAACAACGCCAGGGAACACAGCAGAACGGTTATGTATCGTTTCGATCTTTTCCGCATTTGGATACCTCCTTTTCTTTTCGAGTCGTTGCTGGATAGCGGCGAACAGATGACACCGTCCTGCCGCAACGGAAAATTCGATCGGCCCGGAAATCAGCTCAGGGTCGCCAGTGCTGTTGCGACACGATCGCGCTGTCCCGGCGTCATCAGCTTTTCGTAGACGACCTGGAACCGGGGATGCCCGACCCCCGAAAAGATATATTGCCAGCGATAGGCCCGGAGAACCCCGGTTTTGATGCGGTCGATCTCTTCCGTGCGGAAGGATCGGCCGCAGACGTTCAGGAAATACGCTGCATCGGCCAGGCTCTGCTGCTGCAGGATGC harbors:
- a CDS encoding xanthine dehydrogenase family protein molybdopterin-binding subunit, producing the protein MADEDKRIFEAPESPVPETPRPGEQPAPWGKTRVVGAPLPRVDAYERVSGSAVYPSDVKLPNMLHGAILRCPHPHARVVRIDTTRANRMPGIHAVMDGSSSGAELLWTYTGSGTTLQTKIFDPVCRFEGETVAAVAAESPYQARDALRAIDVTYEVLPFISDERTALAASAHPIHPGGNQVGQTETYARGDLDKGFAEADVVLEQHYRTACEIHTPLEPHGCVANWDGDRLTLWESTQGVYAVQKTVAETLGMPLSKVRVIGHYMGGGFGSKLQPGKYTVIAALLARMTGRPVRLFLSREETFLAVGNRPANTMTLKAGVKKDGTLTALDFTCIGSGGAYPFGGALVVDWLIRDLYACPHVRTTATDVYINAGPARAFRAPGHPQGAWALEQMMDALAEAIQMDPVAFRLRNIPQVSQARKGNPPYGTPGFEECLKRGAEAFGWDEARKSAGDSGPIRRGIGMAAGLWSSGDGRPPSTIILKLFADGSVNLNMGASDIGTGTKTVMALVVAEELGVRPDAVQIEHADTGTTQFATPSGGSKTVPTEAPAVRAAAVSVKQQLLEMAARNLKVDAAELRYIPGAVVSRNDPSKRIAIDRISGVRMAGGVVGVGYRDPNPPNRVINPFAAQFCEVAVDTRTGEVRILRFLGAHDSGRVMNRLTYDNQVFGGITMGIGLAMTEARILDGNQTGKIVNGNLHTYKVPTAMDVPDDMVSLPIEIPDDEANTTDAKGLGEPVTIPTAPAVANAIYNATGLRITETPMDPVRLCGLLAAQRKEA
- a CDS encoding FAD binding domain-containing protein — translated: MMPSFSYVRAGTLDKAVEALARDGACLHAGGTDLVGCLRDGILDPAVVVSISRLKELAGIRQTAEGGLEIGAMTTIHAVSQSPAVQSGYPALAMAAAAVGSPQLRHQGTIGGNLCQKPRCWYYRGDFPCLRKGGDLCYAVDGENAHHCILGGENCYIVHPSDTAPALAALGAIAVIAGPDGRRSVPVAAFHVPPSDDYMKETVLGPGEILTGIRLPPPPDGLRSLYRKVRARRAWDFALAGAAVALQSRNGRTAQCRIFLSGAAPVPYRAAEAEAILVGKALDEQTIAEAARAAVKDAAPMSGNGYKVPMFIGVIESVLGEMA
- a CDS encoding threonyl-tRNA synthetase editing domain-containing protein, which produces MRVLFWFCEKFAWKPTLKTLEDAPDASPDERKRAVVAFIHVEPRDVTEDSSAETKLVKNAKWAARKWEVQEIVLHSFTHLGEAKAEPEQAGALIDRARERLQNAGYTTVKTPYGYFNDLSIEAPGHPLARIFKEF
- a CDS encoding class I SAM-dependent methyltransferase; the protein is MRKTRQKYYDFFSKWYDGFIALHATDKQGVLREILAEHTDAGPGDIVLDICTGTGAALPPLTRRVEGKGLAIGLDFSSGMLRAAGRKTTRFPQVCLVQADCERLPFRSGVFAAVTCSHAFYELKGDTQTRTLAEIRRCLKPGRPFLMMEHEVPENRFVRLLFHIRLLSMGRKRALQILRHEQTFLERHFDRVIKVATATGRSKIYICTGSTQGEARFDPPGAPV
- a CDS encoding DsrE family protein yields the protein MRKRSKRYITVLLCSLALFWAPVLSVAAEDYDALKDVSSVSTMFDFRDGNPVSALVHLKLIHDTYKDAAIRSVSGKPDFAVVFMASAVKLLARNRDGFFAEDQKSLEAFDQVLQDMAGDGIRLEVCMFAANYFGVDSASLPKGLMQVPNGWISSIGYQKRGYAMVPVY